ACGCCCCGGAACCGCACAACAAAGGGCGCGCCCCACAGCACGCGAGCGCTGATCCAGGCTTGATGGCCGATGGCGAGGGCGGTGGACATGACGGGGCGGACACCCTTGGCGCGAACGATCCGCCCCTTGTCGCGCCAACAGGGTTAAGAGGCGTTTACCAGCCGTCGGGGAGGAGAGGTCTGCGGCGGCGGATCTACTCACTGCCGGCTCCGACCAGAACCCCTCCGTCACGGCGCTGACGCGCCGCGCCACCTCCCCATCGCTCCGCGACAGGGAGGAGAAGGACGATCGTTGTGCTCTCCTCCCCATCCGCGTCGCGGATGGGGAGGTGGCTCGGCAGCGTAGCTGACGAGACGGAGGGGTCTGCGGTGCTGGATGCACTCACCACCCTGTGTCGGCCAGAACGCGTCACCGCGCTGACGCACCTCCCCATTGCTGCGCAACAGGGAGAAGGGTGGACGGCGAGAGGCTGGGGCGCGACAAGGCCGGCATGACCCAGGCTGAAGATCACGACATCATCATCGCCGGCGCGGGCCTGTCGGGCGCGACGTTTGCGCTGGCGGCGGCGCAGGGCGGGCTGAAGGTCGTGATGATCGATTCCCAGCCCTTCGACGCACAGCTGGCGCCCACCTTCGACGGCCGCTCGACCGCCATCGCCTTTTCCACGTTTCGTATGCTGGACGTGCTGGGACTGGGTGAAGCGCTGCGGCCGCACGCGTGTCGCATGGACCGCATCCTGGTGACGGACGGCCGCAGGCCCGGCGCTGCGAGCCGCCCGGCCTCGCCGGCGTTTCTGCGCTTCGACGCCGATGAGATCGGCGGGCGCACCGGCGGCGAGCCGCTGGGCTATATGGTCGAGAACCGCCGCATCCGCGCGGCCTTGGCGCAAGGCGTGCAGACGGCGGGCATCGAAGTGCTGGCGCCCGCCTCCGTCGCCTCGGTCGAGGCCGGGCCGGGCCGCGCCACCGTCACCCTGTCGGACGGGAGGGCGCTGCATGCGCCGCTGGTGGTCGGCGCCGAGGGGCGTCAGTCGCGCGTGCGCACGGCTGCGGGCATCGATACGGTGGGCTGGAGCTATGGCCAGAGCGGGGTGGTGGCGACGGTGCGGCTCGGCCGCGACCACGGCAATGTGGCGCACGAATATTTTCTGCCCGGCGGGCCCTTCGCCATCCTGCCTCTGACCGATCAACGGGCCAGCCTGGTTTGGACGGAGACCACGCGCCGAGCCGAGGCGTTGCGAGACGCGTCCGACGCCGCCTTCCACGCGCATCTGATGCGCCGCTTCGGCGACTTCCTGGGCGAGGTGACGGTGGAGGGGCCGCGCTTCGTCTATCCCTTGGCGCTGTCCTTGGCCGAGCGGCTGCATGCGCCGCGCATCGCCCTGATCGGCGACGCCGCCCACGGCGTGCACCCAGTGGCGGGGCAGGGGCTGAACATGGGGCTGAAGGACGCCGCCGCCCTCGCAGAGGTGCTGACGGACGCGGCGCGTCTTGGCGAGGACATCGGCTCGGAGACGGTGCTGGAACGCTACGCCCGCTGGCGTCGGTTCGACAACGCCGCCCTGGCCGCGGGCTTTGACGCCTTTGTGCGCCTGTTCTCCAACGACCTCGCGCCGGTTCGGCTTGTGCGAAATCTCGGCATGGCCGCCGTCAACCGCATCGCCCCCTTGCGCCGCGCCTTCATGCATGAGGCCGGCGGCGCCACCGGCGACCTGCCGCGCCTCCTGAAGGGCGAATGGCTCTAATCCAGCTGACGCGCCTCTTCCGCCAGCATGATCGGCACGCCCTCGCGGATCGGATAGGCCAGCTTGGCGCCGGCCGAGACCAGTTCGTTGGCGGCGCGGTCATAGGTCAGCTTGCCCCGCGTCACCGGACACACCAGCACCTCCAGCAGGCGCGGATCGACCGAGGCGGGCGTGTGGAAGGCGTCGGACATCTTCAGGGGCCTATCGCGCGTCGCGCTACTTGAGGGCACGCTTTTAGGGGCTATCGCGCGGTCGCGCTACTTGAGCCATTCTTTGAGGGCTACCGTGCTTCGCACGACTTGAGCCCAGGCGCAGGGCTTATCTCGCGCGCTTGCTACTGCATGGAGGGAGAGGCGTCGTCGCCGGCGTCGGCGGCGTCGATGCGCATCAGGGCGGTCAGGGCCTGGCCGCGTCGCAGCAGGTCTGCGGCTTCCAACAGCGCCTGCTTCTCCGCCGGCTCGAACGGCAGGGCCATGGACAGGCTGTTGATCAGCGCCTCGACCGGCGCGCCCTCGGCCGTGTCCCAGTCGATCTCCAGCGCCCGATGCTCCAGATAGACCCGCAAGGCGTCCAGGAATCCATGTCGATCGAACGCCTCGTCATCTGCGTCCGGCGCGATCAGGTCGGCTTCAAACGGCGAAAAATCCGCCCGCACCGTCCGGTAGGGCGCCTTGGACGGCAGCTCGCTCGTGATCCGGAAACGGCTGATCCCGGTCAGGGTGATCAGATAGCGCCCGTCGGACGTTTCGGCGAAGGAGGTGATCCGCCCCGCGCAGCCGATCGGCGACAGACCCGGCAGTTCGCGCGACCCTCCGCTCGGCTGGACCATGCCGATGATCCGGTCGCCGGCCATGGCGTCGTCGATCATGTTCAGATAGCGCGGCTCGAAGATGTTCAGCGGCAGTTGGCCGCGCGGCAGCACGATGACCCCGCCGATCGGAAACACCGGGATCACCTGCGGCAGGTCCGCCGCCCTGTTGTAGCCTTGCGCCATCGACTTCCAGGTCATGTGGGAGGGCAGGTCATGCGGGACGGCAGGTCACGAGAACAGGATCGACGACAGCCGCCGCCGTCCGTCCTTGGCCACGTCCGACATGGCGCCGGCGGCCTCGAACACGGTCAGCAGCTGCTTGCGCGCCGCCTGTTCGTTCCACTCGCGATCCGCCTGCACGATGGCGAGCAAGTGATCGGCTGCGCCCTTCATGTCGCCGGACGCCGCCAGCGCCTGGGCCAGGTCGAAGCGGGCCTGGTGGTCGTTGGGATCGGCCGCGATGCGGGCCTCCAGCTCGGCGTTCTCGCCGGCGGCCGGAGCCGAGGCCGCCAGCGCCAGCTGGGCCCGTACGCTCTGCACCGACGGTTCGGTGGAGTCCTGCGGCGCCATGGCGATGGTCTGGCGCGCCTGTTCGACGTCGCCGCCGGCCAGATAGACGCGGGCCAGTCCCGCAATGGCCTTGGGGTTCTCCGGCTCGATCGACAGCACATGCGCATAGGCCTGCGCCGCGCCGCCGAAGTCGT
The genomic region above belongs to Brevundimonas sp. PAMC22021 and contains:
- a CDS encoding LON peptidase substrate-binding domain-containing protein, with the translated sequence MAQGYNRAADLPQVIPVFPIGGVIVLPRGQLPLNIFEPRYLNMIDDAMAGDRIIGMVQPSGGSRELPGLSPIGCAGRITSFAETSDGRYLITLTGISRFRITSELPSKAPYRTVRADFSPFEADLIAPDADDEAFDRHGFLDALRVYLEHRALEIDWDTAEGAPVEALINSLSMALPFEPAEKQALLEAADLLRRGQALTALMRIDAADAGDDASPSMQ
- a CDS encoding UbiH/UbiF/VisC/COQ6 family ubiquinone biosynthesis hydroxylase → MTQAEDHDIIIAGAGLSGATFALAAAQGGLKVVMIDSQPFDAQLAPTFDGRSTAIAFSTFRMLDVLGLGEALRPHACRMDRILVTDGRRPGAASRPASPAFLRFDADEIGGRTGGEPLGYMVENRRIRAALAQGVQTAGIEVLAPASVASVEAGPGRATVTLSDGRALHAPLVVGAEGRQSRVRTAAGIDTVGWSYGQSGVVATVRLGRDHGNVAHEYFLPGGPFAILPLTDQRASLVWTETTRRAEALRDASDAAFHAHLMRRFGDFLGEVTVEGPRFVYPLALSLAERLHAPRIALIGDAAHGVHPVAGQGLNMGLKDAAALAEVLTDAARLGEDIGSETVLERYARWRRFDNAALAAGFDAFVRLFSNDLAPVRLVRNLGMAAVNRIAPLRRAFMHEAGGATGDLPRLLKGEWL
- the trxA gene encoding thioredoxin, translating into MTFADPTTAKDDLIKDGSDASFMTDVIEVSRTTPVIVDFWATWCGPCRTLGPALEKAVRAAGGKVRMVKIDVDKNPAYAGQLRVQSIPTVYAFVNGQPVDGFQGAVPDSQIKAFIEKLTGGAGGASPEIDEVLAMGEESLGLNDFGGAAQAYAHVLSIEPENPKAIAGLARVYLAGGDVEQARQTIAMAPQDSTEPSVQSVRAQLALAASAPAAGENAELEARIAADPNDHQARFDLAQALAASGDMKGAADHLLAIVQADREWNEQAARKQLLTVFEAAGAMSDVAKDGRRRLSSILFS
- a CDS encoding Trm112 family protein; amino-acid sequence: MSDAFHTPASVDPRLLEVLVCPVTRGKLTYDRAANELVSAGAKLAYPIREGVPIMLAEEARQLD